A window of Oryza glaberrima chromosome 2, OglaRS2, whole genome shotgun sequence genomic DNA:
CAAACCTTCAGGCAATTACATGGCCTTATATCATCTATCCCTTTTGATTCATTTGTCACTCATTCATCATACTAGAGTTGAATCTCCTATATCTTCTTTTTAATATGTTATCTTATTCTTTCAGGTCATCAGATCATATCACACTTACATTAGATTTAGATCTACTATATCTTTTCGTTCAGTTATCACTCCTTCGTCACATTATGATATGATTTGAATACTTTTCTCTTATTCCATGTTTTATTTATTCTTAGAGGCCATCAAACCTTTGAGCACTTACATGAGcttatttcttatatttttctcttattCATTATCGCTCCCTCATCATACCATAGTTTGGTTATTTGGTTTTATCGTTCTATGTTCTATACTATTCTTAGAGGTCGTTAAATATCATGACATTTATGTCTGGGTGGTCAGACCGAGTAGCCCGACGGTCAGACTGGTAGACTTCGAGGGAGAGTCGGTTTCGGGTTATTTTCGTGGAATTTCTAGATTGCTTCATGTTTATGACTTTCAGATGGTTCCTATTCGTATATGATACTATTGTGTGctaatgtgagtcaagttggtgcGAACTTGTACTCGAATATGGAGGAGTATAACGGATGATAGATCAGGACTAGGCTTGGGAgaagttgaggtccagacggtcaaagatatcatgtgggatgcTCGGACTAGAGAACAATGCATATGGAGGTTAAggtttccatatggcatacacaTGGTGTTGTGCGTGTATGGGAAAATGAGTCAAATTTGATTGGAGTCCAAGTTTAGGAATATTGGAGTGTGGAGTTCTATGGGGATGTTGTTTCCCTGTTTTGGTATGTTTCCTATGTGATTAGAAGTCTTAGTTCTAGTTGGATTCGTGGCTAGAGACAACCACattatgggtataaatagaagaTGGCTTGAGGCTAGGAGAGATCATCTTTTGGAGAGAAAAATTAGGGTTTGCTTCGATGTTTCGATCCTAGTTTGTGAGTTAAGAGAGGAGTGATTtagatgcactttgtaaacacatattgatgcaataaagttaATCTACTTTCAAGAGTTTCgttgatacattttttttctggattccGACAATCAGACCGACATTTAACGAGCGGTTTAAACAGCGGGACCGACATTTAACAAGCGGTCTAACCAGCGGGTAGTCCAATAGGTGTCAAGGAGGTAGTCAGACTAGTGACGTGCAAAAGTGTAACAGCCCTCCCTCCAGAACAGCATAGCCATCCCATTCGACGGACGagcccacttacacataccaccccacttacactttcatccTTATTTCGTGTAAAAGGTAAACCCAGGAGTGGCATGGTTGGAGGGAAGAGGatttataagttggttccaacCTTGCTAACTAAACAAGCACACATCTCTCATGGGCAACACAGGCCAAATCCTAATTGGATCAGGATGTCACATACCCCCCCACCCCCTGCCACATAGGCCAAATCTTAATTGGGCCAGGATATCACATATACCCCCTTCAAAGGACCCGATGTCCCCATTGGCCCAACTTATCCAGGGACGGGCCCACTATAATTCATGGGTATTCAAATGAATACCCAAGATTTTTGAAcaaaagttacatatataaaatatatattccatatatgtatatataggaaaaaagaaaaatacctaTACCCATTCAAAACTTAAAAGAGCCCAAACTGAACCCTCCCACCACCCACCATTTCAGGCCCATTGACCCAATAGCAAATAAAAGCCCACATTTCTAACCCTATCTCTTCTCCtcacctccccttcccatcccaaCCGGCCAACCCTCCCCACCCTAGCCGCCGGTCGCCAGGCGCCCCGCCCAGGCCGACGTGCACGCGCCGGTGCCCGGCACCATCACCGTGCCAGCCCAGCCGCCTGCGTGCCTCGCGCACTCCCGTGCCACCGCCTGCCCTCCTCCCGACCTCCGGCCTGCAGCGGTGATAAAATAGGAATTGTCTCAATCTTTGATATTGTTGTTTGTAGGTTGATATTGTTGTTTGTAGGTTTGAAACATGAAGAGAAAAAGGGTCCCATCGTTAATTTAAAGAGTTTTGTATGCTCtataaaatttgatatgattttttctctcttccataTCCATTTTCcatttatgataatttttttctatctctTAGCACATGTTTGTACGTCCAGTGTCAGCGCCATATGCCATGTCATGTGCCTCACACACGAGCCCATTTACACATAccaccccacttacactttcgtcctcgctCCATATAAAAGGTTTAACCCGGGAGTGGCATGGTCGGAGGGAAGAGGctttataagttggttccaacCTTGCTAATCTaccaaggtggtactaaacatgcacaTAGCTCTCATGGGCCACACATACCAAATCCTAATTGGGCTAGGATGTTACAGGAAGGTCAGACCGATGGGAAAGATGCGGTTAGATCGGTGTGCATACGTCGGTTTGACCGGCTACGTCTAGGACTTTATCTAGTTAGataataaatttttatttctgctaaaagttttggtttttttatgttCCTACCATTCACTACTCTCTGatatgcttgtttttttatattcaaGCGTATAACTCGGTGCTAAGCTCGAGGTTCAGTTTTGACTATAGTTTTAACACGgtttaattataaaataaattttgtgagAGGATCAGAACGTCAGATTTTCAGTACTTCCCTCTGCTCCGCATTCCGTCTCGGCTCAACTGCTCTCGAGGCCAAGCAAAAGCCCCCGTCGCTcttgactctctctctctctctctcgcgacAAGCAGCATGTCCCCACACGCGCACAACAACCGCAACCGCAAGCCACCTTGCTCTGCTTGCTACTCTCGttgttggcgcggcgcggcccggGCTTGGGGGGGATGGATGGGGATGTGGCTGGGGTGGGAGTGGGAGCAGCCATagatttcctcctcctcctcctcccttagccgccaccaccacctccctccaccACCATGCCGTCACCATCCcagccgtcctcctcctcctcctcccccaagcTTCTCAACCCTAGCTGCAACGCAAACCCtccactcctcctctccccttagCCCCCCCTAACGCCGCCGCAAATTAACCGACGTCGACGATGATGCAGActgccgggcgccgccgccaccgatggGTCAAGGAGTGGTTCGTTCCTCTTTCCTCCTCGAATTCTAATCCCTTCTTCTAATGGGAGAGAGCTTCTTGTTGGTTTGATTCGGATTCGGATCTGATCTCTCGTCCGCGCCACGCGCTTATACATGTTGTTAGGGTTCCGCAGGATCtggtcgtcgccggtggcccaTGCGCGCTCTACAAATGGGTGCGAGGTACGCCCCGCCCTCTTCAATTTTTTGCTTTGCCTCCCCGCCCTGTTACTACTTTGCTATGTGCGGTTTATCGTCCGTATGCTCGCGCGTGATGTTATCATGCGCGATGGGATCCCTTGCAGTTGCCGGCTGCTTGAATTCCATGGGAGGTTGGTTTATCAGAGAGGACCTGTttaggcatttttttttctgaattggCCCCTCCCCTGGCTAGCTTTACCGCAGGGGAGCTATGCGATTTGCTTGGCCTGTGACTTTGTGACAGCTTTGACGGTAATTAGTAGCGTTCTAAACAGCTAATTTGTGCAACGCTCTTGGAAGTacgatttcttaaaaaaaaaaaaagaagctctTGGAAGtacaatttcttttttaaaaaaagctttCTACATCAGCATTGTTTAGATAAGTTTTTCTAAGCTTTTTGCTAGctttatactctctccatctacttttgataggcatatttccaaatctgaaaattttatttttcataagcatatttcaatccaacaacctatcctcttaatgactttctcagatttaatgcgtgactctccattcttccacacaaggttggctacatgggcatcgagaaatgtaaatattaatgaatcgcttgtttacgaggaataactagtagcatgcttaaatggatgataagtagaattacttatccttggtctgtgtgccaagatgaaatatgaccataaaaaatagatggagtGAGTAATATTTAATCCATCCATATGAGCAATTTTCCTCTGTCTGTCTATGATCTATCCAATCACCCAGTTAAAACGCACCCTTAGTTCGCTTTCGGTTTTCATGCTGTCCGTTCATTACTGTATGGCATAAGCATTGCAGTCCAAGTACCTGGGACTGTGAGGCACAGGTGTAGTCCTTTTGACTTTTGGAATAGTGAGatttactatgttttttttatcatttccaAATTTCAGACCCTATAAACCAATTTGTTCTAGTAAATAAATAACTTGATCTGAGATAAATGTAGCGAACAATTGAAATTTTGTCAAACGTTTTTTTAGCGAGTTACAAGTATATCTTTTGACCAATATCCCATGCCTTTGCAGTCTGCACTACATCTGAGCTTCACTTCGACATATTTATGAGCAGTGTAGAGTTCTCATTCGGCATGTCCAACCAATAAGGATACTAAACTAGTTGAATTCATTTGTTGGGCTTGGGCATGCCTTTTGTTCTGTGAACTACCCTTTCAGCTGTTAATATTTTCACCTTATTTCTTTACAGAGGATAGGTTGTCAGCTCTCAAATCCAGGGACAAGGAACAAGAAGCAGAACTGGCAAAACCTGAACCAACCACCGAGGTTCTCTTCCTGTGCAGCTATGAGGGCTGCGGGAAAACTTTTGTTGATGCAGGGGCTCTTAGGAAACATGCTCATGTTCACGGGGAGAGGCAGTATGTGTGTCACTATGCCGGTTGCGACAAGGTACTGCCTGTAATCTTTCTTGCCTGCGTTGGCCTTTCTGGATCACTATGGCATTGCTGCTTCTGGGTTGTTCGCTaatgttattttctttttgaatcTGACTTTGCAGAAATTTTTAGACAGCTCTAAGCTGAAGAGGCATTTTCTTATTCATACAGGAGAGAAGAACTTTGTCTGCCCTCATGAAGGCTGTGGAAAGGTAATTAATATGATCTCTCCATTGTAAACTTTGTCATTCATTTCTATTCCTTGACTGCATTTTCCGTACGATGCATAAATTTCAAATACATGTTAAATAGTCCATATGGAGTGGCATATCAACACTTATTCCCTTTCTCTAATAGTATTGAGTTTTTTTGGGCCATGCTTGGATATGGTCAAACATTCTAATTATGgaataaccccccccccccccctttggCATTATCGGTAATTGTTGCTGTTAATTTGTTAGGTTTTGGTATGTTTCTTGTTAACATATTTGGTCCTGGTTATTGCAGGCTTTCTCATTGGATTTTAATTTAAAGGCACACATGAAAACACATTCTGCGGATAACTATCATGTGTGCAAGTACCCAGAATGTGCTCGAAGGTTTACACAGGAATCAAAATTAAGGGCTCATATCAAGCAACAGCATGAAAAGGTAAGATCTAATTATACCTCCAGATTTGTGCTTAGGAAGGAACCAGTTCTGACCACTTACTTTCATAACACTGATATAGGGTGGTCTCCAGAATCCAGGTGGGTCTGCAACAAACCGCAGTGGTCTAGCAGACCACTCCCATAATAGTCACACACCGAAACCGTCAGCAGCTCCACCCGCTCCCTCAGCTGATCGCCCATACGTCTGTCCTTATGATGGCTGTGCCAAGGCATACATTCATGAGTACAAACTTAACCTCCATCTGAAGAAAGAGCACCCTAATCACTACCAGGATGCCGGTGCTCAAGCCGCCTCTTCGAAGATGTCGAAGCGAAGAAGCAAGCCCGCCCTGACGGCCAAGATGCCACTGCCCAAGGTCCCTAAGCGCAGGGGTTACACAGAGCCATACCAACCTCCTGTTAGTGTTGTCGAAGAGCACCAGTGGCCGAGGAATGTGCTGTACGAGGACGATAGCGAGGAGACTGAGGAAGAGGGAGATAATGTTGGGGACGGGGCGAGGTACAGAGCTGCtagcagcgacgacgatgaggagacTGAGGACGAAGAATGAGCTGCTCAGATCAGTCGTTTTTTCATCCAGTGCTTGTGCATATGATTTACAAAATCTTAGCTTTTGGGTTATAGTTTTGCATACATGTACAATATTCAAAATAAGGCTGGGTAGTTGGTCAGAATTGAGAATTACCCCCCTTCCTTCTGAATTATGCAGGTTGGTGATGTTGGGCTGCTCCCATTAATCAAATTCAAAAGGACAATCACAGAATACAATCATTGTTTGCAACCTTTTATGCTTTCACCTGCTTTTTTCAAGAGGTATTGGACCAAACTAACAATGCTTCGATGTGCTTACCAATGTTGAAGAATCACAGCTTTCTTCCACCTGACACGGCCGTGGTAATTCAACCTTTGCCGTACATACGTGCAATGCAATGCCGTTCGGACACGGTGGTTTCGGCCCACAGCTATTATTTATGTCTGTTTGTGCTGGCTTTGAGCCCACTATTTTAAATTGAGGATTGGACCCATTGAATCCAGTAGAaactatactttctatatagttcATACAATTATTATAAgctaaaactcaacatacaaGTATGTCAACTCATCATTATTagctattacttcctccgtttcataatgtaa
This region includes:
- the LOC127764600 gene encoding zinc finger transcription factor YY1 isoform X3, encoding MGQGVDLVVAGGPCALYKWVREDRLSALKSRDKEQEAELAKPEPTTEVLFLCSYEGCGKTFVDAGALRKHAHVHGERQYVCHYAGCDKKFLDSSKLKRHFLIHTGEKNFVCPHEGCGKAFSLDFNLKAHMKTHSADNYHVCKYPECARRFTQESKLRAHIKQQHEKGGLQNPGGSATNRSGLADHSHNSHTPKPSAAPPAPSADRPYVCPYDGCAKAYIHEYKLNLHLKKEHPNHYQDAGAQAASSKMSKRRSKPALTAKMPLPKVPKRRGYTEPYQPPVSVVEEHQWPRNVLYEDDSEETEEEGDNVGDGARYRAASSDDDEETEDEE
- the LOC127764600 gene encoding zinc finger transcription factor YY1 isoform X1: MMQTAGRRRHRWVKEWVPQDLVVAGGPCALYKWVREDRLSALKSRDKEQEAELAKPEPTTEVLFLCSYEGCGKTFVDAGALRKHAHVHGERQYVCHYAGCDKKFLDSSKLKRHFLIHTGEKNFVCPHEGCGKAFSLDFNLKAHMKTHSADNYHVCKYPECARRFTQESKLRAHIKQQHEKGGLQNPGGSATNRSGLADHSHNSHTPKPSAAPPAPSADRPYVCPYDGCAKAYIHEYKLNLHLKKEHPNHYQDAGAQAASSKMSKRRSKPALTAKMPLPKVPKRRGYTEPYQPPVSVVEEHQWPRNVLYEDDSEETEEEGDNVGDGARYRAASSDDDEETEDEE
- the LOC127764600 gene encoding zinc finger transcription factor YY1 isoform X2; this translates as MMQTAGRRRHRWVKEWVPQDLVVAGGPCALYKWVREDRLSALKSRDKEQEAELAKPEPTTEVLFLCSYEGCGKTFVDAGALRKHAHVHGERQYVCHYAGCDKKFLDSSKLKRHFLIHTGEKNFVCPHEGCGKAFSLDFNLKAHMKTHSADNYHVCKYPECARRFTQESKLRAHIKQQHEKNPGGSATNRSGLADHSHNSHTPKPSAAPPAPSADRPYVCPYDGCAKAYIHEYKLNLHLKKEHPNHYQDAGAQAASSKMSKRRSKPALTAKMPLPKVPKRRGYTEPYQPPVSVVEEHQWPRNVLYEDDSEETEEEGDNVGDGARYRAASSDDDEETEDEE